From the Flavobacterium galactosidilyticum genome, one window contains:
- the ruvA gene encoding Holliday junction branch migration protein RuvA, whose protein sequence is MIAHLQGKLVEKSPTQIVIDCGGVGYHVNISLHTYSLLPNTDFIKVYTHLQIKEDAHTLFGFMEKSEREIFRLLLSVSGIGASIARTMLSSLDPKQITNAIATADVVTIQSIKGIGSKTAQRVILDLKEKVLKLYDLDEVSMSKSNTNRDEALSALEVLGFVRKASEKVIEKIVKEDPDASVESIIKKALKSL, encoded by the coding sequence ATGATAGCACATTTACAAGGTAAGTTAGTCGAGAAATCACCCACGCAAATAGTTATTGATTGTGGAGGAGTAGGTTACCATGTTAATATTTCTTTACACACTTATTCTTTATTGCCAAATACAGATTTTATAAAAGTGTATACGCATCTTCAAATCAAAGAAGATGCGCATACACTTTTTGGTTTTATGGAAAAGTCTGAGCGGGAGATTTTTAGATTGTTACTGTCCGTTTCTGGAATAGGAGCAAGTATAGCGCGAACTATGCTTTCGTCGCTAGATCCAAAACAAATTACTAATGCAATAGCCACTGCTGATGTAGTTACTATTCAATCTATAAAAGGAATTGGAAGTAAAACTGCCCAGCGAGTAATATTAGATTTAAAAGAAAAAGTATTGAAGCTGTATGACTTAGATGAAGTTTCTATGTCAAAAAGCAATACAAATCGAGATGAAGCGTTATCAGCTTTGGAAGTTTTAGGGTTTGTCCGAAAAGCATCTGAAAAAGTTATCGAAAAAATTGTCAAAGAAGACCCAGATGCTTCTGTTGAATCAATTATTAAAAAAGCATTAAAAAGCCTTTAG